In the Drosophila busckii strain San Diego stock center, stock number 13000-0081.31 unplaced genomic scaffold, ASM1175060v1 chrUn_01, whole genome shotgun sequence genome, one interval contains:
- the LOC117134984 gene encoding nipped-B protein isoform X1 has protein sequence MDPDLPSVPVTTLAGLTSTSDLLSELPVSDSLQSAASLNKSLLFHSLVANESNNLLSVRDENLVRQLVNAIEQTNSDNIELKPQYTIQQHGANISTYPELLQGIYNFRPTVFNTPRKSVINDGASQHQQRQYNIAPNDRPFQSKSLGLVNKICQTAYNLNVVQQQQQQHQQQSPSSYVDQSVSMNISRLLPNQDGTSKSNLHLEDLIQTQVHRSPNIAVLEPITQQNITVQNKHQGPLVEHQQDPQFQYACINQEKSVNNETKCSVDRISTFQHIGQHQFNHQIQTETLHQNVHQPQVSTTAISTIQGNFTNVLNLQREQFADTAATQTMQSPLPAHHFSPALPTRQSALGNEYLQCKNATSTTTSTSTSSSGKSQVRVCINRLNVEDARLMQQSIKKFVQKSPELARNMGLLQESSLKHSDSQTYLPLSTTDLLGMGLTSSGTNETRIITSAQASASVDVFTVIKADEKRSSGKRKMAVSLGDIPPDQIFSKPKLRRVERILALPTPKGTKEEITRSQTYQQFMRNMEQIIEMLDDTESPNFDSEEVDENIECISPKLLNTMSNDVAKLKAKQALDSIPKNKLTLLINYAMRNVYLARNYSAGPDDEDEIVDDEVIEKILNAMDACLLICNIYSTVSDLKFLQEDNISHIIKFAQFQLRETIFPLHDPVYTVHKSVKKTNQRKKTKSQQSHHRSLQLFYSKAVELLKVFVALFDKCIFVDTIVLPLSTLAIEPFFVDNIETLQFVCLELVTTIFRKERYDKIRNSILGDILSSIDRLPSSKKNLRPYKLTNNGGNIQMVTALVLQLIQCATILTDSFCDSNKSSLKHQSMQDYDDDVPSGASQIVKPNQDILVLKKYDVAVSIGGNFLTTFLNKCKSRTNETDFRPLFENFIHDLLATVNKPEWPASELLLSLLGTMLVRYVSDKGIEQSIRLVSLDYLGIVAARLRKDTVESRCKVNIIDSMIKSIKAEQEKEGDLVVTNPKIELHPEEQRTEFLQKILLDFLAVNAQEENLIWDYARHFYLAQWYRDLIYQRRRIKNGEKGFAKKKPKSRLKQKTGEYSDTSDSDSCDENQLGESNKNDNVIDYELNLEIFNVLEERKQYLINKIKPYSTAGEHNHASHQHIKTYIDYNNAQLISQYLATKRPFSQSFDGCLKKIILVVNEPSIAVRTRAMKCLANIVEVDPLVLKRKDMQMGVNQKFLDTAISVREAAVDLVGKFVLSNEELIDQYYDMLSTRILDTGVSVRKRVIKILRDICIEYPDFDKIPEICVKMIRRVNDEEGIQKLVTEVFMKMWFTPCVKNDKNGIQRKINQIIDVVNTAHDTGTTWLEGLLMSIFKPKENMLKFDGSVQEPVKKNTEPPQEIVLACQQLADGLVDRLIELEDTDNARMLGCITTLHLLAKVRPQLLIRHAMTIEPYLNIKCHSATAAKFICAVADILEKVVPLVNNASESFLASLEEHLMLLVVSRNQAEVTSCVSCLGALVNKITKNYKLIRDCFQKFYRILEISRNQVEQHNASIDNIYTPSFRRSLFTIGILMRYFDFKSPIALGESKSGLPISICDNVFECLMFFCGCSNHEIRKQALISLGSFCVMNDDYLTRSELKQYYCDLLRSTSNDGGIKIICMRNIWIYLTESEMFMHNKEKEWEKQSKHEDLKEMNDVSSGMASRIIQLYLEEILDCFLNRDDTVRLWAVKVVQIVLRQGLVHPVRMVPYLICLSTDCKVESAHRADALLKDIDKTYAGFVNMKVQFGLQLCFRLQEVLQVNSKTKNEIIRGYAKRGPDQVTTALNDFLYTLLRITKPQRRALVQTVTKQFDDQKTSLQQMLYIADNLAYFPYVVQDEPLYLIHQIDLLISMAGTHLLATFKEHLRPSEKGGDVLEDDDDEEDPHVLFSRLPENMTEIRKCITSAQACMLLLVLKEHLKEMYGLTDGKISRYSPSEQKIYEKAVTRKSVTDFNPKTTIDVIKNQLQNFKNEDDECFSSSLTKEEKMDLVVKYLDFKQLMLKLDPEDADSEVDESRDKSRLNNSGFLDDSVTVASQMPGEKTNFASMPIVNNSNIQSSTTSMGEIQDTASQAIRISKSALSPAKMNVRKQQQRGKKKRRKIMSSDEEEFSGEDIA, from the exons ATGGACCCTGATCTCCCAAGCGTCCCCGTCACAACATTAGCTGGCCTAACAAGCACTTCGGATT tgCTCAGCGAATTACCAGTATCAGATTCTCTTCAAAGCGCCGcttctttaaataaatcactGTTGTTCCATTCGTTGGTGGCCAATGAATCCAATAATTTACTATCAGTTCGAGATGAAAACCTCGTCAGGCAATTGGTTAATGCCATCGAACAAACAAACTCTGATAATAT TGAACTAAAGCCGCAATACACTATTCAGCAACATGGAGCTAACATAAGCACATATCCAGAGCTGCTGCAGggtatttataattttcgcCCAACAGTTTTTAATACGCCTCGGAAATCTG TGATAAATGATGGAGCGTCACAGCATCAGCAACGACAGTATAACATAGCCCCAAACGACCGACCATTCCAATCAAAATCGCTTGGccttgttaataaaatatgccaaacCGCCTACAACTTAAATGttgttcagcagcagcagcagcagcaccaacaacagaGCCCAAGCAGTTATGTGGACCAATCAGTCAG CATGAATATATCAAGGCTCTTACCAAATCAAGATGGAAcgagcaaatcaaatttgcatttggagGATTTAATTCAAACACAAGTTCACAGAAGTCCTAACATTGCGGTATTGGAACCTATAACACAGCAAAACATAACAGTACAGAATAAACACCAAGGACCTCTAGTCGAACACCAACAAGATCCGCAGTTTCAATATGCGTGCATCAATCAAgaaaaaagtgtaaataaCGAAACAAAATGTAGTGTGGACAGAATATCAACATTCCAGCATATTGGACAGCATCAATTTAATCACCAAATTCAAACAGAAACATTACATCAAAACGTTCATCAACCACAAGTTTCGACAACTGCAATATCGACAATTCAAGgaaattttacaaatgttttaaatctGCAAAGGGAGCAATTTGCTGATACAGCCGCGACACAAACGATGCAATCGCCTCTGCCGGCTCATCACTTTTCTCCCGCATTGCCAACTAGACAAAGTGCATTAGGAAATGAATATCTTCAATGTAAAAATGCTACATCTACAACAACTTCGACATCAACGTCATCAAGCGGCAAATCCCAGGTTCGGGTATGTATAAATCGCCTTAACGTTGAGGATGCTCGTCTTATGCAACAGagtattaaaaagtttgtaCAAAAGTCACCAGAATTGGCTAGAAATATGGGGTTACTACAGGAATCATCATTAAAACACAGTGACAGTCAAACTTATCTACCTTTATCTACCACCGACCTATTGGGAATGGGATTAACTAGCAGTGGCACAAACGAAACACGAATCATAACCAGCGCTCAAGCATCTGCCTCAGTTGATGTATTTACAGTCATTAAAGCTGATGAAAAGCGTTCCAGCGGTAAACGAAAAATGGCTGTTTCACTAGGAGATATTCCACCAGACCAAATAT tTTCTAAGCCAAAACTTCGACGTGTTGAACGAATACTGGCACTACCGACACCAAAAGGTACAAAAGAAGAAATCACGCGCTCACAAACATACCAGCAATTTATGAGAAATATGgagcaaattattgaaatgttgGACGATACAGAATCACCTAATTTTGATTCAG AAGAAGTCGATGAAAATATTGAGTGCATTTCACCGAAACTTCTAAACACAATGAGTAACGATGTTGCCAAGTTAAAAGCTAAGCAAGCTTTAGACTCaataccaaaaaataaattaaccctccttattaattatgcaatgaGAAATGTTTATTTGGCCAGAAATTATTCTGCAGGACCG GATGATGAGGATGAGATTGTAGATGATGAAGtcattgaaaaaatattaaatgcaatggaTGCTTGCTTACTCATATGCAATATTTACTCAACAGTGAGCGATCTTAAGTTTTTGCAAGAGGATAATATTTCGCACATTATAAAGTTTGCTCAGTTTCAATTGCGTGAAACAATATTTCCATTACATGATCCTGTTTATACAGTTCATAAAAGTGTGAAAAAAACCAACCAacgcaaaaaaacaaaatcacagCAAAGCCATCATAGAAGCTTGCAACTGTTTTATTCAAAAGCTGTTGAGCTTCTCAAGGTATTTGTGGCGCTATTCGACAAGTGTATTTTTGTTGATACTATAGTATTACCGCTGTCAACGCTCGCTATTGAACCATTTTTTGTAGACAATATTGAAacattgcaatttgtatgcttGGAACTGGTGACAACT aTATTTCGCAAAGAAAGATATGATAAAATACGAAACAGTATTTTGGGAGACATATTATCATCAATTGACAGATTACCGtcatcaaaaaaaaatcttcGCCCATATAAGCTAACCAATAATGGTGGAAATATTCAAATGGTTACCGCACTAGTCCTTCAATTGATTcaatgtgcaacaattttaacagATTCATTTTGTGATTCAAATAAAAGTAGTTTGAAACACCAGTCTATGCAAGATTATGATGATGACGTTCCAAGTGGTGCTTCACAAATTGTGAAACCCAATCAAGATATACTAGTGTTAAAAAAGTATGATGTCGCTGTTAGTATTGGTGGAAACTTTTTGACAACCTTTCTTAATAAATGCAAGTCTCGAACGAATGAAACTGATTTCCGCCCACTATTCGAAAATTTTATTCATGATTTATTGGCTACTGTCAATAAACCCGAATGGCCGGCATCGGAATTATTGTTATCTTTGTTGGGAACTATGCTAGTGCGGTATGTGTCAGACAAGGGCATAGAGCAAAGTATACGCCTTGTTTCATTGGATTATCTTGGAATAGTTGCAGCGCGCTTACGAAAAGATACCGTAGAATCTCGGTGTAAAGTAAATATCATTGATTCAATGATAAAGTCAATAAAAGCTGAGCAAGAGAAGGAAGGTGATTTAGTAGTAACAAAT CCGAAAATCGAACTTCATCCTGAGGAGCAACGAACGGAATttctgcaaaaaatattacttGATTTTTTAGCTGTGAACGCTCAAGAGGAGAATTTAATATGGGACTATGCGCGTCACTTCTATTTGGCACAATGGTATCGAGACCTTATTTATCAACGGCGTCGGATAAAAAATGGCGAAAAAGGTTTCGCtaaaaaaaagccaaagtctcgtttaaaacaaaagactg GTGAATATTCAGACACGTCCGATTCTGACTCCTGTGATGAAAATCAGCTTGGAGAATCAAACAAAAATGACAACGTAATAGACTATGAACTTAATCtagaaatttttaatgttttggaAGAACGAAAACAGTACTTGATTAACAAAATCAAACCATATTCTACTGCGGGCGAACACAATCATGCGTCACATCAACATATAAAAACTTATATTGATTACAATAACGCTCAGTTAATATCGCaatatttagcaacaaaaagacCATTTAGTCAATCGTTTGATGGATGCCTTAAGAAAATTATACTTGTCGTGAA tgaaCCATCCATAGCTGTGAGAACTCGTGCAATGAAATGTCTTGCGAATATCGTTGAAGTGGACCCTTTGGTTCTAAAACGAAAAGATATGCAGATGGGTGTTAATCAAAAATTTTTGGATACAGCTATATCAGTACGTGAAGCAGCAGTCGATTTAGTTGGAAAATTTGTTCTTAGCAATGAGGAACTGATAGATCAATATTACGACATGCTATCAACCCGAATACTG GACACTGGAGTTTCTGTAAGAAAGcgtgtaataaaaattttgcgtGATATTTGCATTGAATATCCAGATTTTGATAAAATTCCCGAAATCTGTGTAAAGATGATTCGTCGTGTTAATGACGAGGAAGGAATTCAAAAACTTGTCACTGAAGTTTTTATGAAAATGTGGTTCACGCCTTGTGTTAAAAATGATAAG AACGGGATACAgcgaaaaataaatcaaatcattGATGTAGTAAATACAGCTCATGATACTGGCACTACCTGGTTAGAAGGACTTTTAATGAGC ATTTTCAAGCCGAaagaaaatatgttaaaatttgACGGAAGTGTTCAAGAgccagtaaaaaaaaatactgagCCTCCACAAGAGATTGTGCTAGCCTGTCAACAATTAGCAGATGGCCTTGTGGATCGTTTAATTGAGCTCGAGGATACTGATAACGCGCGTATGCTCGGTTGTATTACAACGCTACATCTTCTTGCTAAAGTGCGACCTCAACTACTTATTCGACATGCAATGACAATCGAGccgtatttaaatattaaatgccatTCTGCGACGGCTGcgaaatttatttgcgctgTGGCTGATATTCTAGAAAAGGTTGTCCCTCTTGTAAACAACGCTAGTGAGTCATTTTTGGCGTCGCTCGAAGAGCATTTGATGCTTCTGGTGGTTTCCCGCAATCAGGCTGAAGTTACTAGCTGTGTGTCCTGTCTGGGTGCGTTGgttaacaaaataacaaagaattataaattaattcgtGATTGTTTTCAAaa GTTTTATCGTATTTTGGAGATTTCTCGAAATCAAGTTGAGCAACATAATGCCAGCATTGACAACATATACACACCAAGTTTTCGGAgaagtttatttacaattgGTATTTTGATGCGATATTTCGACTTTAAGTCCCCCATCGCATTAG gTGAATCAAAGAGTGGTCTTCCTATTTCAATATGTGACAACGTTTTTGAATGTCTTATGTTCTTTTGTGGATGCTCAAACCATGAAATTCGAAAGCAAGCACTTATATCACTTGGCTCATTTTGTGTTATGAATGATGATTACTTGACCCGATCTGAACTTAAACAATATTACTGTGATTTACTGAGATCAACATCCAATGATGGAGggattaaaataatttgtatgcgtAACATTTGGATTTATTTGACAGAATCTGAAATGTTCATGCATAATAAGGAAAAAGAAT GGgaaaaacaatcaaagcaTGAGGACCTAAAAGAAATGAATGATGTTTCGTCCGGCATGGCAAGTCGTATTATACAGCTTTATTTAGAGGAAATACTCGATTGTTTTCTTAATCGTGATGATACAGTACGTCTGTGGGCAgttaaagttgtgcaaatagtTTTGCGTCAGGGACTGGTACATCCTGTCAGAATGGTGccttatttgatttgcttgagTACAGATTGTAAGGTTGAA TCAGCACATAGAGCTGATGCCCTACTGAAGGACATTGACAAGACTTATGCCGGATTTGTTAATATGAAGGTACAATTTGGGCTTCAACTCTGTTTCAGGCTTCAAGAAGTTTTGCAAGTAAatagtaaaacaaaaaatgaaatcataAGGGGATATGC TAAACGGGGCCCAGATCAAGTAACGACGGCCTTAAATGACTTTTTGTACACATTGCTGAGGATAACAAAGCCCCAAAGACGAGCTTTAGTTCAAACCGTGACAAAACAGTTTGACGACCAAAAAACTtctttgcaacaaatgttgtatATAGCTGACAATCTCGCATATTTTCCCTATGTAGTCCAGGACGAACCGTTATACCTGATACATCAAATTGATTTACTTATTTCAATGGCTGGGACACATTTGTTAGCCACTTTCAAAGAACATTTGCGACCAAGTGAAAAGGGTGGAGATGTTCTCGAAGACGATGACGATGAGGAAGATCCTCATGTTCTCTTCAGCCGATTGCCTGAAAATATGACTGAAATAAGGAAATGCATTACGTCAGCCCAAGCGTGTATGCTACTTCTGGTACTTAAAGAACATTTGAAGGAAATGTATGGTTTAACGGATGGAAAAATATCCCGATACTCCCCATcagaacaaaaaatatatgaaaaagcTGTTACACGAAAAAGCGTGACTGACTTTAATCCCAAAACAACAATTgatgttattaaaaatcaattacaaaatttcaaaaacgaAGATGATGAGTGTTTTTCAAGCTCACTTActaaagaagaaaaaatggACTTAGTCGTAAAGTACTTGGAT tttaagcaattGATGCTGAAGTTGGATCCAGAAGATGCCGATTCGGAAGTAGATGAATCGCGAGACAAGTCTAGATTAAATAATTCCGGTTTCTTAGATGATTCTGTTACCGTGGCAAGTCAAATGCCTGGtgaaaaaacaaactttgcttCAATGCCAATcgttaacaacagcaatattcaatcatcaacaacatcaatGGGT GAAATTCAGGATACAGCAAGTCAAGCAATCCGAATTTCTAAATCAGCTCTCTCACCCGCAAAGATGAATGTAcgtaagcaacaacagcgtgGGAAAAAAAAGCGTCGGAAAATTATGTCATCTGACGAAGAAGAATTTAGTGGCGAAGACATTGCGTGA